Proteins encoded by one window of Bacillus rossius redtenbacheri isolate Brsri chromosome 3, Brsri_v3, whole genome shotgun sequence:
- the LOC134530361 gene encoding stAR-related lipid transfer protein 7, mitochondrial codes for MYRHVLKVFCSDRNTALHQIRYKCVPKYTSYSKYSFNIRTFQPFITHVNSNIFSNGSNFFTCTFVKLIIEGFHRVPQCLKAHSRCIVKVCTRQCEYVIAHRIKRGHQMFCLYTKLWDEVALRCLIANLKRQLARRGKQVLLGAVGVTAYNWEEERISDKVIFSHLNELQSVHELLQRTVTCSLCHQRLVVDVRSPNISYCECSSKRACCRESKLGWIPFIEREDLLIWRKLYDGLYAYKLYGNYGDVTAEDFLHVQIDAEYRKQWDNTALQLQVLESDPETNSDIVYWEMQWPRMFSNRDYVFNRRYVVDRNRNMIVIVNQATQHPQFPEKPHNFRVKEYWSYMVIKACSSFSEPGIEFSLTYFDNAGITIPSSVTTWVAISGLPDFMGRLRQAARDFHALRRANPKYITVLQRRHGSEDEPSAPDRAETPRNPVTSSLAASDPAPDKSGTYFYELHGSRMFF; via the exons ATGTACCGGCATGTGTTAAAAGTATTTTGTAGTGACCGCAACACAGCATTACATCAAATCAGATACAAATGTGTGCCTAAATACACTTCCTATTCAAAATATAGCTTTAATATACGCACTTTTCAGCCATTTATAACTCACGTGAACTCAAATATTTTTAGCAATGGCTCTAATTTTTTCACTTGTACCTTTGTGAAGTTAATCATTGAAGGTTTTCACCGAGTACCACAGTGTTTGAAGGCGCATTCAAGGTGCATTGTAAAGGTATGTACAAGACAATGCGAGTATGTAATTGCACACCGCATCAAAAGAGGACACCAGATGTTTTGCTTATACACCAAACTGTGGGACGAGGTTGCTCTCAGATGCCTTATCGCCAACTTAAAACGACAATTGGCAAGAAGAGGCAAGCAAGTTTTGTTGGGTGCAGTTGGTGTGACAGCCTACAATTGGGAAGAAGAGAGAATTTCTGACAAAGTTATCTTTAG CCACTTGAACGAGCTGCAGAGCGTGCACGAGCTGCTCCAGAGGACTGTGACCTGCTCCTTGTGTCACCAGCGCCTCGTCGTGGACGTCAGGAGTCCCAACATCTCCTACTGCGAATGCTCATCGAAAAGAGCATGCTGCAGAGAAT CAAAGTTGGGCTGGATTCCGTTCATCGAGCGAGAGGATCTTCTCATTTGGAGGAAACTTTATGATGGATTGTATGCCTACAAGT TGTACGGGAACTACGGCGACGTGACGGCAGAGGACTTCCTGCACGTGCAGATAGACGCTGAGTACCGCAAGCAGTGGGACAACACTGCCCTCCAGCTGCAGGTGCTGGAGTCGGATCCCGAGACCAACAGCGACATCGTCTACTGGGAGATGCAGTGGCCT CGGATGTTCTCGAACAGAGACTACGTGTTCAACCGTCGCTACGTGGTGGACCGCAACAGGAACATGATAGTGATAGTGAACCAGGCCACACAGCACCCTCAGTTCCCAGAGAAACCTCACAACTTCAGGGTGAAGGAGTACTGGTCCTACATGGTAATCAAGGCCTGCTCGTCATTCAGCGAG cCTGGAATAGAGTTTTCTTTGACATACTTCGATAATGCCGGCATTACCATACCATCATCTGTAACAACATGGGTCGCCATTAGTG GTCTGCCCGACTTCATGGGCCGCCTGCGGCAGGCGGCTCGGGACTTCCACGCCCTGAGGAGGGCCAACCCCAAGTACATCACCGTGCTGCAGCGCAGGCACGGGTCTGAGGACGAGCCCTCCGCCCCGGACAGAGCGGAGACGCCGCGCAACCCCGTCACTTCGTCGCTGGCCGCGAGCGACCCCGCCCCCGACAAGTCCGGCACGTACTTCTACGAGCTGCACGGCTCCAGGATGTTCTTCTGA